Proteins found in one Candidatus Methylomirabilota bacterium genomic segment:
- a CDS encoding threonine synthase: MSPSFVTHIECTVCGRRHEAGRLLTVCEGCGQMLAVRYDLPRVAAAVTKDDLLRRAPGMYRFRELTPLDDGEEPVTLGEGGTPLIPLPRLSAHLGLRHVWAKDEGQNPTGSFKARGLGMALTKARTLGVKGLMIPSAGNAGGAAAVYGARGGIPVAVVVPRGTAEAAIAEAIIAGAFVFTVDGSIATAGKLIAGLASKIGWFDLATLKEPYRLEGKKTMGLELAEQLGWQTPDLLMYPTGGGTGLVGIWKAYDELAAMGWIKAAQPRFVAVQAEGCAPLVKAWDDKAETTTLWENPVTDAPGLRVPGPFAGRQMLKIMRDTGGHARAVSEQEIVEAQKLLARVEGIWTAPEAAAALAALCQMKETGEVDAGSRIVIVLTGAGIKNSPPALPAPVHLEGDEAQVLARVRKALGL; encoded by the coding sequence ATTAGCCCGTCCTTCGTCACCCATATCGAGTGCACTGTCTGCGGCCGGCGCCACGAGGCCGGCCGCCTCCTCACCGTCTGCGAGGGCTGCGGCCAGATGCTGGCCGTGCGGTACGACCTGCCCAGGGTCGCCGCCGCCGTCACCAAGGACGACCTGCTCCGGCGCGCGCCCGGGATGTACCGCTTCCGCGAGTTGACGCCGCTCGACGACGGTGAGGAACCGGTCACGCTCGGCGAAGGCGGCACGCCGTTGATCCCGCTCCCGCGCCTGAGCGCGCACCTGGGCCTGCGCCACGTTTGGGCGAAAGACGAAGGCCAGAACCCGACGGGCTCGTTCAAGGCGCGCGGTCTCGGCATGGCGCTGACCAAGGCGCGCACGCTCGGCGTCAAGGGATTGATGATCCCGTCGGCGGGGAATGCGGGCGGCGCCGCGGCCGTCTACGGCGCCCGCGGCGGGATCCCTGTCGCGGTCGTGGTCCCGCGCGGCACGGCGGAGGCCGCCATCGCGGAGGCGATCATCGCGGGCGCCTTTGTTTTCACCGTGGACGGCTCGATCGCGACGGCGGGCAAGCTGATCGCGGGGCTCGCGTCCAAGATCGGCTGGTTCGATCTCGCCACGCTCAAGGAGCCCTATCGCCTCGAGGGCAAGAAGACAATGGGGCTCGAGCTGGCCGAGCAGCTCGGCTGGCAGACGCCGGATCTCCTCATGTACCCGACGGGCGGCGGGACGGGTCTGGTCGGGATCTGGAAGGCCTACGACGAGTTGGCGGCCATGGGCTGGATCAAGGCCGCCCAGCCGCGCTTCGTCGCGGTCCAGGCCGAAGGGTGCGCCCCTCTCGTGAAGGCGTGGGACGACAAGGCCGAGACCACGACGCTCTGGGAGAACCCCGTCACCGACGCGCCCGGCCTTCGCGTGCCAGGCCCCTTCGCGGGGCGCCAGATGCTCAAGATCATGCGCGATACCGGCGGCCACGCGCGCGCCGTGAGCGAGCAGGAGATCGTGGAGGCGCAGAAGCTCCTGGCGCGCGTCGAGGGCATCTGGACGGCGCCCGAGGCCGCCGCCGCGCTCGCCGCGCTCTGCCAGATGAAGGAGACCGGCGAGGTGGATGCGGGCTCGCGCATCGTCATCGTGCTCACGGGCGCGGGGATCAAGAACTCGCCGCCGGCGCTGCCGGCTCCGGTGCACCTTGAAGGCGACGAGGCGCAGGTCCTCGCCCGTGTCAGGAAGGCCCTCGGCCTCTAG
- the ispH gene encoding 4-hydroxy-3-methylbut-2-enyl diphosphate reductase, translating into MATIPLQEIVLAGPRGFCAGVDRAIDIVELALQVCPPPVYVRREIVHNRHVVEALRTKGAHFVDELDEVPDDATVIFSAHGISPAVRHEAQRRGLRVIDATCPLVTKVHLEAIRYAREGYSIVLVGHADHDEVVGTMGEAPDRMFLIAHPEEVDKLKIPNPDKVAYLTQTTLSLDDTRACIEALRRRFPKIAGPAKDDICYATQNRQASAKTVAGQVDVLLVIGAANSSNANRLVEVSTVMGTPSYLINDKNDIKPEWLDGSKRVGVTAGASTPEFLVTEVVEALQHAGRVGVREVHVVEEDVRFGLPRELEDIARQSGKTLPERSGAAAVSE; encoded by the coding sequence ATGGCGACCATTCCGCTTCAGGAAATCGTGCTGGCCGGTCCCCGCGGCTTCTGCGCCGGCGTGGACCGCGCCATTGACATCGTGGAGCTGGCGCTGCAGGTCTGCCCGCCGCCCGTCTACGTGCGCCGGGAGATCGTGCACAACCGCCACGTGGTCGAGGCGCTCCGCACCAAGGGCGCGCATTTCGTCGACGAGCTCGACGAGGTGCCCGACGACGCCACCGTGATCTTCAGCGCCCACGGCATCTCGCCCGCGGTGCGCCACGAGGCCCAGCGGCGCGGCCTGCGCGTGATCGACGCGACGTGCCCGCTCGTCACCAAGGTGCACCTCGAGGCCATCCGCTACGCGCGCGAGGGCTACAGCATCGTGCTGGTCGGCCACGCCGACCACGACGAGGTCGTGGGCACCATGGGCGAGGCGCCGGACCGCATGTTCCTCATCGCGCATCCCGAGGAAGTGGACAAGCTCAAGATCCCCAACCCCGACAAGGTCGCCTACCTGACCCAGACGACGCTCTCCCTCGACGACACGCGCGCCTGCATCGAGGCGCTGCGCCGCCGCTTCCCGAAGATCGCCGGGCCCGCCAAGGACGACATCTGCTACGCGACCCAGAACCGCCAGGCCTCGGCCAAGACCGTGGCTGGGCAGGTGGATGTGCTGCTCGTCATCGGCGCCGCAAACAGCTCCAACGCGAACCGCCTGGTCGAAGTCTCGACGGTGATGGGCACGCCGTCCTACCTGATCAACGACAAGAACGACATCAAGCCCGAGTGGCTGGACGGCTCCAAGCGCGTCGGCGTGACGGCCGGCGCCTCGACGCCCGAGTTCCTCGTGACAGAAGTGGTCGAAGCGCTCCAGCACGCCGGCCGCGTCGGGGTGCGCGAGGTCCACGTGGTCGAGGAGGACGTGCGCTTCGGGCTGCCGCGCGAGCTGGAAGACATCGCCCGGCAGAGCGGCAAGACCCTGCCGGAGCGCAGCGGCGCCGCCGCGGTGAGCGAGTAG
- a CDS encoding fumarylacetoacetate hydrolase family protein — MHLVTFRRGRGEPKPGAVWHEAVLDLGGLAKDLAAQRGAVRRGRGGFPKSLLELIQGGEAALVLAHEAWEYGKRLVDQQAIEELAKRKLVYPLKRVRLLAPIPHPARNVFCLGRNYADHAAERGAAVPEHPVYFTKPGTAVIGPGDDVVHHAVTSELDYEVELTAVIGTAGRDISRAAALTHVFGYTIINDVTARDLQKRHTQWFKGKSLDTFCPMGPVLVTADEIPDPQALSIVMRVNGQVRQSSNTSKMTFPVDQCIEVLSLSMALLPGDLIATGTPDGVGAATGNFLKAGDRMEAEVEKIGVLANRVVRP, encoded by the coding sequence GTGCACCTCGTCACCTTCCGTCGCGGACGGGGCGAGCCCAAGCCGGGCGCCGTGTGGCACGAGGCCGTGCTGGACCTGGGCGGCCTGGCGAAGGACTTGGCCGCGCAGCGAGGGGCGGTCAGGCGCGGCCGCGGCGGCTTCCCGAAGAGCCTGCTCGAGCTGATCCAGGGCGGTGAAGCCGCACTTGTCCTGGCGCACGAGGCCTGGGAGTACGGTAAGCGCTTGGTAGACCAGCAGGCCATCGAGGAGCTGGCGAAGCGCAAGCTGGTCTACCCGCTCAAGCGCGTGCGCCTGCTGGCGCCCATCCCGCACCCGGCGCGCAACGTCTTCTGCCTCGGCCGCAACTACGCCGACCACGCCGCCGAGCGCGGCGCCGCCGTGCCCGAGCACCCGGTATACTTCACGAAGCCCGGCACGGCCGTCATCGGCCCCGGCGACGACGTGGTCCACCACGCGGTCACCAGCGAGCTCGACTACGAGGTGGAGCTGACGGCGGTGATCGGCACGGCCGGCCGCGACATCAGCCGCGCCGCCGCGCTCACGCACGTCTTCGGCTACACGATCATCAACGACGTGACCGCCCGCGACCTCCAGAAGCGCCACACGCAGTGGTTCAAGGGCAAGTCGCTCGACACCTTCTGCCCCATGGGCCCCGTGCTGGTCACGGCCGACGAGATCCCGGACCCGCAGGCGCTCAGCATCGTCATGCGCGTTAATGGACAAGTGCGGCAGTCGAGCAACACCAGCAAGATGACCTTCCCAGTGGACCAGTGCATCGAGGTGCTGTCGCTCTCCATGGCGCTCCTCCCCGGCGACCTGATCGCCACCGGCACGCCCGACGGAGTCGGCGCGGCGACGGGGAACTTCCTCAAGGCCGGGGACCGCATGGAAGCCGAAGTCGAGAAGATCGGCGTGCTCGCCAACAGAGTCGTCCGGCCGTAG
- the fusA gene encoding elongation factor G gives MATDISKIRNVGFAGHGGVGKTSLVEAILFAAGAINRLGKVDDGTTTTDFDPDEIKRKISLGTSVAFCDWKGHRLNLIDTPGYGDFVADARGGLRVAGAAVIVVDAVAGVQVQTEKVWKYANEYALPRAVVINRLDRERADFFRTLESLQKRLKGRLCPLQLPIGAEAGLKGVVDLVAMKALLTADGKAKEADIPGEAMDDAKTWREKLVEAVAETDDDLLAKYLEEGSIGEEEMVKALGKAIGQGSLVPVMAASATKGIGVQPLMDLIVKEFPSPAEAGPVVGIDPRTQQPVTLAPDPKAPLAAVVFKTIADPHVGKLSLFRVYSGTFKSDSQVLNSTRGAKERIGHLGWLMGKTQKAVDSLGPGEIGVVAKLKDTLTGDTLSDEAHPVVLPGIAFPEPAISFAIQPKTRGDEDKISTALHRMTEEDPTLHHHFDPETKQLLVSGMGQLHVETVVERMKRKYNVDVSLLPPRIPYKETVKGRADVQGKYKKQTGGRGQYGDVWLKVEPLQRGGGFEFVDDIFGGSVPRNFIPSVEKGVRDCLKRGIFAGYPIVDLRVSLYDGSYHDVDSSDMAFQIAASMGLQKGFMEAHPILLEPIMHVEVTAPSDHAGDVIGDLNGRRGRIVGMEPDGEVVSVRAQAPMAEMLTYESSLRSMTGGRGGYSMEFSHYEEVPAHLAEKVVAAAKAEKEKAH, from the coding sequence ATGGCGACGGACATCTCCAAGATCCGCAACGTGGGCTTCGCGGGCCACGGTGGAGTCGGCAAGACATCCCTGGTGGAAGCCATCCTGTTCGCGGCCGGCGCCATCAACCGGCTCGGCAAGGTGGACGACGGCACCACCACCACCGACTTCGACCCCGACGAGATCAAGCGCAAGATCTCGCTGGGCACCTCGGTCGCGTTCTGCGACTGGAAGGGCCATCGCCTCAACCTGATCGACACGCCCGGGTACGGCGACTTCGTGGCCGACGCGCGCGGGGGGTTGAGAGTCGCCGGCGCGGCGGTGATCGTGGTGGACGCGGTCGCCGGCGTGCAGGTGCAGACGGAGAAGGTCTGGAAGTACGCCAACGAGTACGCCCTGCCGCGCGCCGTCGTCATCAACCGCCTCGACCGCGAGCGCGCCGATTTCTTCCGCACCCTCGAGTCGCTCCAGAAGCGCCTGAAGGGCCGGCTCTGCCCGCTCCAGCTGCCGATCGGGGCCGAGGCGGGCCTGAAGGGCGTGGTGGACCTGGTCGCGATGAAGGCGCTCCTCACGGCTGACGGCAAGGCCAAAGAAGCCGACATCCCCGGCGAGGCGATGGACGACGCCAAAACGTGGCGCGAGAAGCTGGTCGAGGCTGTGGCCGAGACGGACGACGACCTTCTCGCCAAGTATCTCGAAGAGGGCAGCATCGGCGAGGAGGAGATGGTCAAGGCCCTCGGCAAGGCCATCGGGCAGGGGAGCCTCGTGCCCGTCATGGCCGCCTCCGCCACCAAGGGCATCGGCGTCCAGCCGCTGATGGACCTGATCGTCAAGGAATTCCCGTCGCCCGCCGAAGCCGGCCCGGTCGTGGGCATCGACCCGCGCACTCAGCAGCCGGTCACGCTCGCGCCCGATCCCAAGGCGCCGCTGGCGGCCGTCGTCTTCAAGACCATCGCCGACCCGCACGTGGGCAAGCTCTCGCTCTTCCGCGTGTACTCCGGCACCTTCAAGTCCGACAGCCAGGTGCTCAACTCCACGCGCGGGGCCAAGGAGCGCATCGGCCACCTCGGCTGGCTCATGGGCAAGACGCAGAAGGCCGTCGACTCGCTGGGGCCCGGGGAGATCGGCGTCGTCGCGAAGCTGAAAGACACGCTGACGGGCGACACGCTCTCGGACGAGGCGCACCCGGTCGTCCTGCCGGGCATCGCCTTCCCGGAGCCCGCCATCTCCTTCGCCATCCAGCCCAAGACTCGCGGCGACGAGGACAAGATCTCGACGGCGCTCCACCGGATGACGGAGGAGGACCCGACGCTGCACCACCACTTCGACCCCGAGACCAAGCAGCTGCTCGTCTCCGGCATGGGGCAGCTGCACGTCGAGACGGTCGTCGAGCGGATGAAGCGCAAGTACAACGTGGACGTGAGCCTCCTGCCGCCGCGCATCCCCTACAAGGAGACGGTCAAGGGGCGAGCCGACGTGCAGGGCAAGTACAAGAAGCAGACGGGCGGCCGCGGGCAGTACGGCGACGTGTGGCTCAAGGTCGAGCCGCTCCAGCGCGGCGGCGGCTTCGAGTTCGTGGACGACATCTTCGGCGGCTCCGTGCCGCGCAACTTCATCCCGTCGGTGGAAAAAGGCGTCCGCGACTGCCTGAAGCGTGGCATCTTCGCCGGCTACCCCATCGTGGACCTCAGGGTCTCGCTCTACGACGGCTCCTACCACGACGTGGATTCCTCCGACATGGCCTTCCAGATCGCGGCCTCGATGGGCCTGCAGAAGGGCTTCATGGAGGCGCACCCGATCCTGCTCGAGCCCATCATGCACGTCGAGGTGACGGCGCCGTCCGACCACGCGGGCGACGTCATCGGCGACCTGAACGGCCGCCGCGGGCGCATCGTGGGCATGGAGCCCGACGGCGAAGTCGTCTCGGTGCGCGCGCAGGCGCCCATGGCCGAGATGCTGACGTACGAGTCCTCGCTCCGCTCCATGACGGGCGGGCGCGGCGGCTACTCCATGGAGTTCTCGCACTACGAAGAAGTCCCGGCCCACCTCGCGGAGAAAGTCGTCGCCGCCGCGAAGGCAGAGAAAGAGAAGGCCCATTAG
- a CDS encoding FCSD flavin-binding domain-containing protein, whose translation MSGLTRRDFLLSSGVGVGVGLGLGAGLGLSGCASTMTGDIAPKSGRRVVVIGGGWGGSTAARYIRIADPSIEVVLLEPNREFVSCPFSNLVLSGQRTIESLTLSYAGLRARGVKIIHESATAIEPDTKRVRIGEGYLAYDRLVVSPGIDFQWEQVEGLAAAKDTVLHAWKAGPQTVQLAAQIQSMPDGGVFVLTVPPVAYRCPPGPYERICQVAWYLKQNKPKSRVIVLDANQNIVSKTALFRAAWQAYPNIDYRASQKVIGVDTSTREVRTEFDRVKYDVLNLIPPQRAGAIAVQADLVGADKRWCEVDHVTYESVKQKNIHVIGDATIGLPVPKSGNVANNMGKAAALSIVSLLNGQAVPLMPPGNTCYSWVSDREAIAVVNSYKIENGKVVQIEQKLTPAQSVSVAQRAEGWRQSIWADMLS comes from the coding sequence ATGAGCGGGTTGACGCGCAGAGATTTCCTCCTCTCCTCGGGTGTGGGTGTCGGTGTCGGGTTGGGCTTGGGCGCCGGCCTTGGACTCTCGGGCTGCGCCAGTACCATGACGGGCGACATCGCTCCAAAGAGCGGCCGCAGGGTGGTCGTGATCGGCGGCGGCTGGGGCGGGTCCACCGCGGCCCGATACATCCGGATCGCCGACCCGTCCATCGAAGTGGTGCTGCTCGAGCCCAACCGCGAGTTCGTCTCCTGCCCGTTCAGCAACCTCGTGTTGAGCGGCCAGCGGACCATCGAGAGCCTGACGCTCTCCTACGCCGGGCTCCGAGCCCGCGGCGTCAAGATCATCCACGAGTCAGCGACTGCCATCGAGCCCGACACCAAGCGCGTCCGCATCGGCGAGGGCTACCTCGCCTACGACCGCCTCGTCGTCTCGCCCGGCATCGACTTCCAGTGGGAGCAGGTCGAGGGGCTCGCGGCCGCCAAGGACACGGTGCTCCACGCGTGGAAGGCGGGGCCGCAGACGGTGCAGCTGGCGGCGCAGATCCAGTCCATGCCGGACGGCGGCGTCTTCGTCCTGACGGTGCCGCCCGTCGCCTACCGCTGCCCGCCGGGCCCGTACGAGCGCATCTGCCAGGTCGCGTGGTACCTCAAGCAGAACAAGCCGAAGAGCAGGGTGATCGTGCTCGACGCCAACCAGAACATCGTGTCGAAGACCGCGCTCTTCCGCGCGGCGTGGCAGGCGTACCCGAACATCGACTACCGCGCCTCGCAGAAGGTGATCGGCGTCGATACCTCGACGCGCGAAGTCCGCACCGAGTTCGACCGCGTCAAGTACGACGTGCTCAACCTGATCCCGCCCCAGCGCGCGGGCGCGATCGCCGTTCAGGCGGACCTCGTCGGCGCCGACAAGCGCTGGTGCGAGGTGGACCACGTCACGTACGAGTCGGTGAAGCAGAAGAACATCCACGTGATCGGCGACGCCACCATCGGCCTGCCCGTGCCCAAGTCCGGCAACGTCGCCAACAACATGGGCAAGGCGGCGGCGCTCAGCATCGTGAGCCTGCTCAACGGGCAGGCGGTGCCGCTCATGCCGCCCGGCAATACCTGCTACAGCTGGGTCAGCGACCGCGAAGCCATCGCGGTGGTGAATTCCTACAAGATCGAGAACGGCAAGGTGGTCCAGATCGAGCAGAAGCTCACGCCCGCCCAGAGCGTCTCCGTCGCCCAGCGTGCAGAGGGCTGGCGGCAGAGCATCTGGGCCGACATGCTGTCGTAG
- a CDS encoding YncE family protein yields MRTVKTLALALSLVLAPLAAHAQVMIIGIDNKVTFDKNGGQVFGPPGKDAVLIVDFSNREAPKIVGNLPLMNSVFGPPTNLAITPDQKLAIVANSVDWQKDGEKWKPVPDNKLYVIDLTATPPAHIATVEVGKQPSGLSINPAGTLALVTNRADNSIGVLSISGREVKLIDTVPMGEVVTHAVFTPDGKRALVAKFPGHKIGMLNVDGQKVTDTKYNMNVGLWPYNVDVSPLGTIALTADNGNGGRSDGNVDTVSVIDLEATPPRVIDRVVVGDAPEGLAISPKGDLAAVMLLRGNDAAWSSWFYNRQGSVVILKIDGKKVTKLDEVEVKGLPEGAVWSPDGEYLYVGNYIDSDMSILKVEQTKKGIRVVNTGKTLKLPGQPASMRGRNQ; encoded by the coding sequence ATGCGCACAGTAAAGACGCTGGCCCTGGCACTGTCGCTCGTCCTCGCGCCGCTCGCGGCTCACGCGCAGGTCATGATCATCGGGATCGACAACAAGGTCACGTTCGACAAGAACGGCGGCCAGGTCTTTGGCCCTCCCGGCAAGGACGCGGTCCTCATCGTGGACTTCAGCAACCGGGAGGCGCCGAAGATCGTCGGCAACCTGCCGCTGATGAATTCCGTCTTCGGGCCGCCGACCAACCTGGCCATCACGCCCGACCAGAAGCTGGCCATCGTGGCCAACTCGGTGGACTGGCAGAAGGACGGCGAGAAGTGGAAGCCGGTGCCTGACAACAAGCTCTACGTGATCGACCTGACGGCCACCCCGCCCGCTCACATCGCGACGGTCGAAGTCGGCAAGCAGCCCTCCGGCCTCAGCATCAACCCGGCGGGCACCCTGGCCCTTGTCACGAACCGCGCCGACAACTCGATCGGGGTGCTCTCGATCTCTGGCAGGGAGGTCAAGCTGATCGACACCGTGCCCATGGGCGAGGTGGTGACCCACGCTGTCTTCACCCCCGACGGCAAGCGGGCGCTCGTGGCCAAGTTCCCCGGCCACAAGATCGGGATGCTCAACGTGGACGGCCAGAAGGTGACCGACACCAAGTACAATATGAACGTCGGTCTCTGGCCCTACAACGTGGACGTCTCGCCGCTCGGTACCATCGCGCTGACGGCCGACAACGGCAACGGCGGCCGCTCGGACGGCAACGTGGACACCGTGAGCGTCATCGACCTCGAGGCGACCCCGCCGCGCGTGATCGACCGCGTGGTGGTGGGCGACGCCCCCGAGGGCCTGGCCATCAGCCCCAAGGGCGATCTCGCCGCCGTGATGCTGCTGCGCGGCAACGACGCCGCGTGGAGCTCGTGGTTCTACAACCGCCAGGGCAGCGTGGTCATCTTGAAGATCGACGGCAAGAAGGTGACCAAGCTCGACGAGGTCGAGGTCAAGGGCCTGCCGGAAGGCGCCGTCTGGAGCCCCGACGGCGAGTACCTCTACGTCGGCAACTACATCGACAGCGACATGTCCATCCTGAAGGTCGAGCAGACCAAGAAGGGCATCCGCGTCGTCAACACCGGCAAGACGCTCAAGCTGCCCGGCCAGCCGGCGTCGATGCGCGGCAGGAACCAGTAG
- a CDS encoding alcohol dehydrogenase catalytic domain-containing protein, whose translation MKAQVFYGPGDLRFEEMPVPEPGPGEIVMKIEAALTCGTDVKVLRRGHPVMIPHVPTVFGHEFAGAVARVGRGVTDFREGDRVVAANSAPCGACRCCRAGRHNLCEDLLFVNGGYGEYIALPPRLVASNVVRLGPSLPARRAAFAEPLACALLGIERGRVEKGMTVAVIGHGPLGCLLALVAAQRGARPLLVGKPGWRLDRVRGLGIAECLDAGQSPSLAALLRDVTGGRGVDVAVDATGRPEVWEQAVAAVGPGGTVVFFGGCAPGTTVAVDTRRVHYEELALVGAFHHTPALIRQAVALLESEALVPDGLLTHTMGLADVPEALGLMERGQALKVLIEPYTA comes from the coding sequence ATGAAAGCGCAAGTCTTCTACGGGCCCGGCGATCTCCGCTTCGAGGAGATGCCGGTGCCTGAGCCGGGGCCGGGCGAGATCGTCATGAAGATCGAGGCCGCGCTGACCTGCGGCACGGACGTCAAGGTGCTGCGGCGCGGGCATCCCGTGATGATCCCGCACGTGCCGACAGTGTTCGGCCACGAGTTCGCCGGCGCCGTGGCGCGCGTGGGACGCGGAGTGACCGACTTCCGTGAAGGGGACCGCGTCGTCGCCGCCAACTCGGCGCCCTGCGGAGCCTGCCGCTGCTGCCGGGCGGGGCGCCACAACCTCTGCGAGGATCTCCTCTTCGTCAACGGCGGCTACGGGGAATACATCGCCCTTCCGCCGCGGCTCGTCGCCTCCAATGTGGTCCGGCTGGGCCCGTCGCTGCCCGCGCGTCGCGCGGCCTTCGCCGAGCCCCTGGCGTGTGCGCTCCTCGGGATCGAGCGCGGCCGGGTCGAGAAGGGCATGACGGTGGCGGTGATCGGCCACGGGCCGCTCGGCTGTCTCCTCGCCCTCGTGGCGGCGCAGCGGGGCGCGCGGCCGCTCCTCGTCGGCAAGCCCGGCTGGCGCCTCGACCGGGTCAGGGGCCTCGGCATCGCCGAGTGCCTGGACGCCGGCCAATCGCCGAGCCTCGCGGCCCTCTTGCGCGACGTCACGGGTGGCCGCGGCGTGGACGTGGCCGTAGACGCCACGGGCCGCCCCGAGGTCTGGGAGCAGGCCGTGGCTGCTGTCGGCCCGGGAGGGACCGTGGTATTCTTTGGCGGCTGCGCTCCGGGTACGACCGTGGCCGTGGACACCCGGCGCGTGCACTATGAAGAGCTGGCGCTGGTCGGGGCATTCCACCACACGCCGGCCTTGATCAGGCAGGCGGTGGCGCTGCTGGAGTCGGAGGCCCTGGTGCCTGACGGGCTCCTGACCCACACCATGGGCCTGGCCGACGTCCCGGAAGCCCTCGGCCTCATGGAGCGGGGCCAGGCGCTCAAGGTGCTGATCGAGCCGTACACAGCCTGA
- a CDS encoding alcohol dehydrogenase catalytic domain-containing protein, translating into MKAAVYAGPGRLQLGDWPEPRIGPGEMLVRVSGCGLCGSDILKVTSPATKAPAVFGHEVVGKVVKVGAGVTGFRRGRRVVVAHHVPCFACHYCRRGSPSMCRHFKLSNLDPGGFAELCRVPAPNVSHAAFALPDAMSDETASFTEPLACCLRAVKRSGAAPGDTVMVVGLGSIGCLLARAFTLAGAAVFGADLVSGRRALGRRAGARVPDEDAELDAALRQATDGRGVDIVMLTAGGAALLPWATARVRDGGQLHYFAGGAGESLPLSLADLYHRELTISATYSSSPVELREAFDLLSQGTVNVDGLITHRLPLGQLARGVELMQRQEAVKVYIRP; encoded by the coding sequence GTGAAAGCCGCGGTCTACGCCGGGCCCGGCAGACTCCAGCTCGGCGACTGGCCCGAGCCGCGGATCGGGCCCGGGGAAATGCTGGTTCGCGTGAGCGGCTGCGGGCTCTGCGGCTCCGACATCCTGAAGGTCACGAGCCCGGCGACGAAGGCTCCCGCCGTGTTCGGCCACGAGGTGGTCGGCAAGGTCGTCAAAGTCGGCGCCGGCGTGACGGGGTTCCGCCGCGGCCGGCGGGTCGTCGTCGCCCATCACGTGCCCTGCTTCGCCTGCCACTACTGCCGGCGCGGCAGCCCGTCCATGTGCCGCCACTTCAAGCTGAGCAACCTCGACCCGGGCGGCTTCGCCGAGCTCTGCCGCGTGCCCGCGCCGAACGTCTCGCACGCCGCCTTCGCGCTGCCGGACGCGATGAGCGACGAGACGGCGTCCTTCACCGAGCCGCTGGCCTGCTGCCTGCGCGCCGTCAAGCGCTCCGGGGCGGCGCCGGGCGACACGGTGATGGTCGTGGGCCTTGGCTCGATCGGGTGCCTGCTGGCCCGGGCCTTTACGCTCGCGGGCGCGGCTGTCTTCGGCGCCGACCTCGTCTCCGGCAGGCGCGCGCTCGGCCGCCGCGCCGGCGCCCGCGTCCCCGACGAGGACGCCGAGCTCGATGCGGCGCTCCGACAGGCCACGGACGGTCGCGGCGTCGACATCGTGATGCTGACGGCCGGGGGCGCGGCGCTCCTGCCGTGGGCTACGGCCCGTGTTCGCGACGGCGGCCAGCTCCACTACTTCGCGGGCGGGGCGGGCGAGAGCCTGCCCCTGTCGCTGGCCGATCTCTACCACCGCGAGCTGACCATCTCGGCCACGTATTCGTCCTCACCCGTCGAGCTGAGGGAGGCGTTCGATCTCCTCAGCCAGGGGACGGTGAACGTGGACGGGCTCATCACCCACAGGCTGCCGCTCGGTCAGCTCGCGCGCGGCGTCGAGCTCATGCAGCGCCAGGAAGCCGTGAAGGTCTACATAAGGCCATGA